In one Streptomyces marincola genomic region, the following are encoded:
- the prfB gene encoding peptide chain release factor 2: MAVVDVSEALKSLTSTMQSIEAVIDLDRLRADIAALEEQAAAPTLWDDPERAQQVTSRLSLLQGQLRKTEELHGRIDDVEVLFELAEAENDAETRREAEAELESVRKAVAELEVRTLLSGEYDQREAMVSIRAEAGGVDAADFAEQLQRMYLRWAERRGYPTDVLDTSFAEEAGIKSTTFTVKAPYAYGTLSVEQGTHRMVRISPFDNQGRRQTSFAGVEVLPVVEQTDHIEVPENEIRVDVFRSSGPGGQSVNTTDSAVRITHLPTGIVVSCQNEKSQIQNRAAAMRVLQARLLAHQRAEEQAKMDALKGDGGNSWGNQMRSYVLQPYQMVKDLRTEHEVGNPQAVLDGDIDDFLEAGIRWRKQREK; this comes from the coding sequence GTGGCAGTCGTCGACGTTTCCGAAGCTCTGAAGTCCCTCACCTCCACCATGCAGTCGATCGAGGCAGTGATCGACCTCGACCGGCTGCGGGCGGACATCGCCGCTCTGGAGGAGCAGGCCGCCGCGCCCACCCTGTGGGACGACCCCGAGCGCGCCCAGCAGGTCACCAGCCGCCTGTCCCTCCTCCAGGGCCAGCTGCGCAAGACCGAGGAGCTGCACGGCCGCATCGACGATGTGGAGGTGCTGTTCGAGCTGGCCGAGGCGGAGAACGACGCCGAGACCCGCCGGGAGGCGGAGGCCGAGCTGGAGTCGGTGCGCAAGGCCGTCGCGGAGCTTGAGGTCCGCACGCTGCTGTCCGGCGAGTACGACCAGCGCGAGGCCATGGTGTCCATCCGCGCGGAGGCCGGCGGCGTGGACGCGGCGGACTTCGCCGAGCAGCTCCAGCGCATGTACCTGCGCTGGGCCGAGCGCCGCGGCTACCCGACGGACGTGCTCGACACCTCCTTCGCGGAAGAGGCGGGGATCAAGTCGACGACGTTCACCGTCAAGGCCCCGTACGCCTACGGCACCCTGTCGGTGGAGCAGGGCACCCACCGGATGGTCCGCATCTCCCCGTTCGACAACCAGGGGCGCAGGCAGACGTCGTTCGCGGGCGTCGAGGTGCTGCCGGTGGTGGAGCAGACCGACCACATCGAGGTGCCGGAGAACGAGATCCGGGTGGACGTGTTCAGGTCCTCCGGCCCCGGCGGCCAGTCCGTCAACACGACGGACTCGGCGGTGCGGATCACCCACCTGCCGACCGGCATCGTCGTCTCCTGCCAGAACGAGAAGTCGCAGATCCAGAACCGGGCCGCGGCCATGCGGGTGCTCCAGGCCCGCCTGCTGGCGCACCAGCGGGCCGAGGAGCAGGCCAAGATGGACGCCCTCAAGGGCGACGGCGGCAACTCCTGGGGCAACCAGATGCGCAGCTACGTTCTCCAGCCCTACCAGATGGTCAAGGACCTGCGCACGGAACACGAAGTCGGAAACCCGCAGGCCGTTTTGGACGGGGATATCGACGACTTCCTCGAAGCCGGAATCCGGTGGCGGAAACAGCGCGAGAAGTAA
- a CDS encoding serine/threonine-protein kinase — translation MARNIGSHYTTHRVLGRGSAGTVWLGEGPEGPVAVKVLREDLAADPDLAERFAHERHALLGLEHPNIVGVRDLVIGGPDARDIALVMDLVRGPDLRSHLERERRLAPRDAVAITADVAGALAVAHAAGIVHRDVKPENILLDTTGPGTRALLTDFGVAKLIDEPRHGGKGGVVGTPDYVAPEIVEGLPPRAAVDIYALVTVLYELLAGFTPFGGGHPGAVLRRQVTEKAAELPGIPGELWELIQQCLAKAPASRLRAVELASRLRELLPRLDGLPPLDIGDPDSGDGSPRAAAAAGANAAGDAGAEAPGTPPRAAVPLVRGAAPDSERVTHTRMRVPDAAELAGGAHGTARTIRAPGQPRAGSARHGAAARRRRRLAATAAAVVGAGAVGGWLLFSGGGDSADGRAPVPPAVVVPGGERPDEPVVP, via the coding sequence ATGGCACGGAACATCGGCAGCCACTACACCACCCACCGCGTGCTCGGCCGCGGCAGCGCCGGAACGGTGTGGCTCGGCGAGGGTCCGGAGGGCCCCGTCGCCGTGAAGGTGCTGCGCGAGGATCTCGCCGCGGACCCCGACCTCGCCGAGCGCTTCGCCCACGAGCGGCACGCGCTCCTCGGCCTCGAACACCCGAACATCGTCGGCGTCAGGGACCTCGTCATAGGGGGTCCCGACGCCCGCGACATCGCCCTGGTGATGGACCTGGTCCGCGGCCCCGACCTGCGCAGCCACCTGGAGCGCGAGCGCCGCCTCGCCCCGCGCGACGCGGTCGCGATCACCGCGGACGTGGCCGGCGCCCTCGCCGTCGCGCACGCCGCCGGCATCGTGCACCGCGACGTCAAGCCGGAGAACATCCTGCTCGACACGACCGGTCCCGGCACCCGCGCGCTGCTCACCGACTTCGGCGTCGCCAAGCTCATCGACGAGCCGCGGCACGGCGGCAAGGGCGGCGTCGTCGGCACCCCCGACTACGTGGCGCCCGAGATCGTCGAGGGGCTGCCGCCGCGCGCCGCCGTGGACATCTACGCGCTGGTCACCGTGCTGTACGAGCTGCTCGCCGGGTTCACGCCGTTCGGCGGCGGCCACCCGGGCGCCGTGCTGAGGCGGCAGGTCACGGAGAAGGCGGCCGAGCTGCCCGGCATCCCGGGGGAGCTGTGGGAGCTGATCCAGCAGTGCCTCGCCAAGGCCCCGGCCTCGCGGCTGCGCGCCGTCGAGCTGGCCTCGCGGCTGCGCGAGCTGCTGCCGCGCCTCGACGGCCTCCCGCCGCTCGACATCGGGGACCCGGATTCCGGGGACGGCTCGCCGCGGGCCGCCGCGGCGGCGGGCGCGAACGCGGCGGGGGACGCCGGGGCCGAGGCACCGGGCACGCCGCCCAGGGCGGCCGTTCCCCTGGTCCGCGGCGCGGCGCCCGACTCGGAACGGGTCACGCACACCCGCATGAGAGTGCCCGACGCGGCGGAGCTCGCCGGGGGCGCGCACGGTACGGCGCGCACCATTCGCGCGCCCGGGCAACCACGGGCGGGTTCGGCGCGGCACGGCGCCGCGGCGCGCCGCAGACGGCGCCTCGCGGCGACCGCGGCGGCGGTCGTCGGGGCGGGAGCCGTGGGCGGCTGGCTGCTGTTCTCCGGCGGCGGCGACAGCGCCGACGGCCGCGCTCCCGTGCCGCCCGCGGTGGTGGTTCCCGGCGGAGAGCGGCCCGACGAGCCGGTCGTTCCCTGA
- a CDS encoding serine/threonine-protein kinase, with product MRPVGSKYLLEQPLGRGATGTVWRGRQREAAGEEAAVAGRPGELVAVKVLREELAGDPDVVMRFLRERAVLLRLAGDGHDNIVRTRDLVVEGDMIALVMDLIDGPDLHRYLYENGPLTHIAAALLTAQIADALAAAHAKGVVHRDLKPANVLLTGVDDDTRPLRPMLTDFGIARLADSPGVTRAHEFVGSPSYVAPESAEGRPQTSAVDIYSAGVVLYELITGHPPFSGSNTLQVLQRHIGEEPRRPDGLPDPLWTVLDHCLRKNPAQRPSATALAKALRTVAAGINENASERQRDSALGVSALLVPDPSPVRVSGTGVAPPGAAEPTQALPGGSGGGGGAADPFAATNVLPSQGSPDPGLGATRAMPTGAGGGPEGQGGPAAQGGPDGPHPWRDQMRAARDRNEPTRVQPVDPGQDPLHRAPRRQQQRRPAPPPQQYGHPQQPPQRYQPQPPPQQYQQQQYQPPPQPQQYQRPVPPPYAEPQPRRREERPRREPPEPRRSRSANPMRIPGLGCLKGCLFMVLILVIICILVWNFTPLQDWIADGRSFWDTVTQWFDDVREWLGLIEEVDQQRQEIQENIPNME from the coding sequence GTGCGGCCGGTAGGCAGCAAGTACCTGCTTGAACAGCCGCTCGGGCGCGGCGCCACCGGGACGGTGTGGCGGGGGCGCCAGCGGGAGGCCGCGGGTGAGGAGGCCGCCGTGGCGGGCCGGCCGGGCGAGCTGGTCGCGGTCAAGGTCCTCAGGGAGGAACTGGCCGGCGACCCGGACGTCGTCATGCGCTTCCTGCGCGAGCGCGCCGTCCTGCTCCGGCTCGCGGGCGACGGCCACGACAACATCGTCCGCACGCGCGACCTGGTCGTCGAGGGCGACATGATCGCACTGGTCATGGACCTGATCGACGGCCCCGACCTGCACCGCTACCTGTACGAGAACGGGCCGCTGACGCACATCGCCGCCGCGCTGCTGACCGCCCAGATCGCGGACGCGCTGGCCGCCGCGCACGCCAAGGGCGTGGTCCACCGCGACCTGAAGCCCGCGAACGTGCTGCTCACCGGCGTGGACGACGACACCAGGCCGCTGCGCCCGATGCTCACCGACTTCGGTATCGCGCGCCTCGCCGACTCCCCGGGCGTCACCCGCGCCCACGAGTTCGTCGGCAGCCCCTCCTACGTCGCCCCAGAGTCGGCCGAGGGCCGCCCGCAGACCTCGGCCGTCGACATCTACAGCGCCGGGGTGGTGCTGTACGAACTCATCACCGGGCACCCGCCGTTCAGCGGCAGCAACACCCTCCAGGTGCTCCAGCGCCACATCGGCGAGGAGCCGAGGCGGCCGGACGGCCTGCCGGACCCGCTGTGGACCGTGCTCGACCACTGCCTGCGCAAGAACCCGGCGCAGCGCCCGTCCGCCACCGCGCTCGCGAAGGCCCTGCGCACCGTCGCGGCCGGCATCAACGAGAACGCCAGCGAGCGCCAGCGCGACAGCGCGCTCGGGGTGAGCGCGCTGCTGGTGCCCGACCCGTCGCCCGTGCGCGTGAGCGGGACCGGCGTCGCGCCGCCAGGAGCGGCCGAGCCCACGCAGGCGCTGCCCGGCGGCTCGGGCGGCGGGGGCGGGGCCGCCGACCCGTTCGCGGCCACCAACGTGCTGCCGTCGCAGGGGTCGCCCGACCCCGGCCTCGGCGCGACCCGCGCGATGCCGACGGGGGCCGGCGGCGGACCGGAGGGGCAGGGCGGACCCGCGGCCCAGGGCGGGCCTGACGGGCCGCACCCCTGGCGCGACCAGATGCGGGCGGCGCGCGACCGCAACGAGCCCACCCGGGTGCAGCCCGTCGACCCGGGGCAGGACCCGCTCCACCGCGCGCCCCGCAGGCAGCAGCAACGGCGCCCCGCCCCGCCGCCGCAGCAGTACGGCCACCCGCAGCAGCCGCCGCAGCGCTACCAGCCGCAGCCGCCGCCCCAGCAGTACCAGCAGCAGCAGTACCAGCCGCCGCCGCAGCCGCAGCAGTACCAGCGGCCCGTGCCGCCGCCCTACGCCGAGCCGCAGCCGCGCCGCCGCGAGGAGCGCCCGCGCCGCGAGCCTCCGGAGCCGCGCCGGTCACGCAGCGCGAACCCCATGCGGATCCCGGGGCTCGGCTGCCTGAAGGGCTGCCTGTTCATGGTGCTGATCCTGGTGATCATCTGCATTCTTGTGTGGAACTTCACACCGTTGCAGGACTGGATTGCCGACGGCCGGAGTTTCTGGGACACGGTCACTCAGTGGTTCGACGACGTTCGCGAATGGCTCGGGCTCATCGAGGAGGTCGACCAGCAGCGCCAGGAGATCCAGGAGAACATCCCGAATATGGAATGA